The following are encoded together in the Oceanobacillus zhaokaii genome:
- a CDS encoding DoxX family protein: protein MVEVRKGTRGKEIIVEENPLSKWLFSNTNSAWIWLLLRLYLGYTWVTAGFGKITNDAWVGENAGTALEGFMLGVLASASDGEVAGWYATFLESVVIPNAVVFSYMVAWGELLIGLGLIVGLLTGIAAFFGALMNMSFLLAGTVSSNPVMLIIAMFLVLAWKVAGWYGIDRWALPILGTPWKVKNKE from the coding sequence ATGGTTGAAGTAAGAAAGGGAACAAGAGGAAAAGAAATAATTGTTGAAGAAAATCCATTGTCGAAATGGTTATTTTCTAATACAAACTCAGCATGGATATGGCTGTTATTACGACTGTACCTTGGCTATACGTGGGTAACTGCTGGATTTGGGAAAATCACGAATGATGCCTGGGTAGGAGAAAATGCTGGTACTGCACTTGAAGGATTTATGCTCGGTGTATTAGCTAGTGCTTCTGATGGTGAAGTCGCAGGATGGTATGCCACGTTCCTTGAAAGTGTTGTTATTCCAAACGCAGTTGTATTTTCTTATATGGTTGCATGGGGAGAATTATTGATTGGTCTCGGATTAATCGTTGGTTTATTAACTGGTATTGCTGCTTTCTTTGGTGCACTGATGAATATGTCTTTTTTACTTGCAGGAACTGTTAGTTCAAACCCGGTTATGTTAATCATTGCGATGTTCTTAGTTTTAGCGTGGAAAGTTGCAGGTTGGTATGGAATTGACCGCTGGGCACTCCCGATTTTAGGAACACCTTGGAAAGTTAAGAATAAGGAATAA
- a CDS encoding EcsC family protein yields MRDYEIKAYNEVQAWRVKVMKKPSLIKGFSKKAQNKVNSWIPEKAHKIITEAIKNMVKATLAGSNITTKKPTKLGMSLYEMDEAFKEKHTKYRKTAVIEGAGTGAGGIFLGLADFPLLLSIKMKFLFEAAVIYGFDPKKYEERLFLLHIFLLAFSSDAKRKETLFILENWEEQKEKLLDMDWQVFQQEYRDYIDLVKMFQLIPGIGAVVGAYANYNLMDQLAETATNVYRMRILERKAIDG; encoded by the coding sequence ATGAGGGACTATGAGATAAAAGCATATAATGAAGTACAGGCCTGGCGTGTAAAAGTAATGAAGAAGCCAAGTCTGATCAAAGGCTTTTCAAAGAAGGCACAGAATAAGGTAAACAGCTGGATACCAGAAAAGGCACATAAGATAATTACAGAGGCCATTAAAAATATGGTAAAAGCCACGCTTGCAGGCTCTAATATTACAACTAAGAAACCAACTAAATTGGGAATGAGTCTTTATGAAATGGATGAGGCTTTTAAGGAAAAGCATACGAAATATAGAAAAACAGCAGTTATCGAAGGTGCTGGAACTGGTGCAGGAGGAATTTTTCTTGGTCTTGCAGATTTTCCATTATTATTATCGATAAAAATGAAATTTTTATTTGAAGCAGCAGTAATTTACGGCTTCGATCCAAAGAAATACGAAGAACGCTTATTTCTCTTGCATATTTTTTTGCTTGCATTCTCAAGTGATGCAAAACGGAAAGAAACATTATTTATCCTTGAAAATTGGGAGGAACAGAAAGAGAAGCTACTCGATATGGACTGGCAAGTATTTCAACAAGAATATCGCGATTATATCGATTTAGTGAAGATGTTTCAATTGATTCCGGGAATCGGCGCAGTTGTTGGTGCATACGCGAACTACAATTTGATGGACCAGTTAGCGGAAACAGCTACGAATGTATATCGCATGCGAATTTTAGAAAGGAAGGCTATAGACGGTTAA
- a CDS encoding TetR/AcrR family transcriptional regulator — MDGFERRREQKKKDILRAALALFIENGVQKVSIAEIAKEAKVSQVTIYNYFDSKENLINLVFKLYVDQIWDEMKVLLSSDLPYEEKIKQMISFEKNMANQSMNNVFFQDLLEDYATGQSYVEEVYLKEGLPLLIDFVNDGKNQGYIDPTLSNEAILFYLQMFQEYLGQENVVQMVLPFSEDLTKIFFYGISGKKED; from the coding sequence ATGGACGGATTTGAGCGACGCAGAGAACAGAAGAAAAAGGATATATTAAGGGCAGCCCTTGCCTTATTTATAGAAAATGGTGTACAAAAAGTTTCAATTGCTGAAATTGCCAAGGAAGCGAAAGTATCACAGGTAACGATTTATAATTACTTCGATAGTAAGGAAAATTTAATCAACCTAGTCTTCAAGCTTTATGTTGATCAAATATGGGATGAGATGAAGGTCTTACTCTCAAGTGACCTTCCCTATGAAGAAAAAATAAAACAAATGATTTCCTTTGAAAAAAACATGGCCAACCAGTCAATGAATAATGTATTTTTTCAAGACCTGCTTGAAGACTATGCAACCGGACAAAGCTATGTAGAAGAGGTTTATCTAAAAGAAGGATTGCCATTATTAATTGACTTTGTAAACGATGGAAAAAATCAAGGATATATCGACCCTACATTATCCAATGAGGCGATATTATTTTATTTACAAATGTTTCAGGAATATTTAGGGCAGGAGAATGTTGTTCAAATGGTGTTACCTTTCTCTGAAGACCTAACCAAAATTTTCTTTTACGGAATTTCAGGAAAAAAGGAAGACTAA
- a CDS encoding ABC transporter ATP-binding protein, with amino-acid sequence MSVLTAKNLSKQFGNFTALDGVDMELHSGEVYGFIGPNGAGKSTTIRILLGMLKATAGEAQIFGKDVWKDAVNIHKRIAYVPGDVNLWPNLTGGEVIDLFMKMRGTTNHARREELIERFNFDPSKKSRTYSKGNRQKVALIAAFASDADLYILDEPTSGLDPLMERIFQECVMDVKEQGKTVLLSSHILSEVEKLCDRVAIIRGGKIIEKGTLDELRYLTRTNLTIQTKESITELYEMKGIYNIEKKGMEVSFQLDTDEMDSLIRYISQFGIVKLESAPPTLEDLFMRHYQGREHTPARVEGFR; translated from the coding sequence ATGAGTGTTCTAACTGCAAAGAATCTATCAAAGCAATTTGGGAATTTTACGGCATTAGATGGGGTAGACATGGAGCTTCATTCGGGTGAAGTCTATGGGTTTATTGGTCCAAATGGTGCTGGGAAATCGACAACGATACGAATATTGCTTGGAATGTTAAAGGCTACCGCTGGAGAGGCGCAGATTTTTGGTAAGGATGTGTGGAAAGATGCGGTCAACATTCATAAGCGAATTGCCTATGTTCCTGGTGATGTGAATCTTTGGCCAAACTTGACCGGTGGTGAGGTAATCGATCTTTTTATGAAAATGCGCGGAACTACAAATCATGCTAGAAGAGAAGAATTAATTGAGCGGTTTAACTTCGATCCATCGAAGAAAAGCAGAACATATTCTAAAGGAAACAGGCAGAAGGTTGCGCTTATTGCTGCCTTCGCATCGGATGCAGATTTATATATTTTAGATGAACCGACTTCAGGACTGGATCCATTAATGGAAAGAATTTTCCAGGAATGTGTAATGGACGTAAAGGAGCAAGGAAAAACAGTACTTCTATCCAGCCATATTTTATCCGAGGTAGAAAAGTTATGTGACCGTGTAGCAATAATACGTGGAGGGAAAATTATTGAAAAAGGGACATTAGATGAACTGCGCTATCTGACACGCACGAATTTAACGATTCAAACAAAAGAATCGATAACAGAGCTATATGAAATGAAAGGGATTTACAATATTGAGAAGAAAGGAATGGAGGTTTCCTTCCAGTTAGATACAGATGAAATGGATAGCTTAATTCGTTATATTAGTCAGTTTGGAATTGTGAAACTGGAAAGTGCTCCACCGACGCTAGAGGATTTATTTATGCGCCATTATCAAGGCAGGGAGCATACCCCTGCTAGAGTGGAGGGTTTCCGATAA